In a genomic window of Chloroflexota bacterium:
- a CDS encoding M81 family metallopeptidase, protein MKLFTALLGTETNTFSPFLTGEANFEATCMHRHGDYGDRPYSACVPLIRWRDLGRARGWEVVESLATFAQPAGITLRSVYEAYRDEILADLRAAMPVDGVFLMMHGAMVADGYDDCEGDLTQRVRAIVGPKAAIGVELDLHCHLTQTLITHADAVITYKEYPHIDMPERAVELFHIIAGKLDGKLKPVTSMHDCRMIGVFHTSREPMRSFVNTMQSLEGKDGVLSVSLGHGFPWGDVADMGTRVLVVTDGQPEQGAQLARAVGDRFYALRDSVQPPYQTIDGALDQALAFNGQPVVLADVADNAGGGAPNDSTFILRRILERGIGSAAVGCIWDPVVVAVALEAGEGAETDLRIGGKMGPMSGDPVDLRVKIGKLARRATQRFGAGTAQLGDMVALHAANGVSIVANSNRCQTFSPEVFTNVGIDPRAKKILVVKSMQHFYAAFEPLMQKVMYVAAPGALVPDFKLIPYKKANRDIWPINL, encoded by the coding sequence ATGAAACTCTTCACCGCCCTGCTGGGCACCGAAACCAATACGTTCTCGCCATTTCTCACTGGCGAGGCGAACTTCGAGGCGACTTGCATGCACCGCCACGGCGACTACGGCGACCGGCCGTACTCGGCCTGCGTGCCGCTGATCCGCTGGCGCGACCTGGGCCGCGCGCGCGGCTGGGAGGTCGTCGAGAGCCTTGCCACGTTCGCACAGCCGGCCGGCATCACCCTGCGCAGCGTGTACGAGGCATACCGCGACGAGATCCTTGCCGACCTGCGCGCCGCCATGCCGGTTGACGGCGTGTTCCTGATGATGCACGGCGCGATGGTCGCCGACGGCTACGACGACTGCGAGGGCGACCTGACGCAGCGCGTGCGCGCGATCGTCGGCCCGAAGGCCGCGATCGGCGTCGAGCTCGACCTGCACTGCCACTTGACACAAACACTGATCACGCACGCCGACGCCGTGATCACCTACAAGGAATACCCGCACATCGACATGCCGGAACGCGCCGTCGAGTTGTTCCATATCATCGCGGGCAAGCTGGACGGCAAGCTCAAGCCGGTCACGTCGATGCACGACTGCCGCATGATCGGCGTCTTCCACACCTCGCGCGAGCCGATGCGCTCGTTCGTCAACACTATGCAGTCGCTGGAAGGCAAAGACGGCGTGCTCTCCGTTTCACTGGGGCACGGCTTCCCGTGGGGCGACGTGGCCGACATGGGCACGCGCGTGCTGGTCGTGACCGACGGCCAGCCGGAGCAGGGCGCACAGTTGGCGCGCGCGGTCGGCGACCGCTTCTACGCCCTGCGCGACTCGGTCCAGCCGCCGTACCAGACGATCGACGGCGCGCTCGACCAGGCGCTGGCGTTCAACGGGCAGCCGGTCGTGCTGGCCGACGTGGCCGACAACGCCGGCGGCGGCGCGCCCAACGACTCGACGTTCATCCTGCGCCGCATCCTGGAGCGCGGTATCGGCAGCGCAGCGGTCGGCTGCATCTGGGACCCGGTCGTGGTGGCGGTCGCGCTGGAGGCGGGCGAGGGCGCCGAGACCGACCTGCGCATCGGGGGCAAGATGGGGCCGATGTCCGGCGACCCGGTCGACCTGCGCGTGAAGATCGGCAAGCTCGCCCGCCGCGCCACCCAGCGCTTCGGGGCCGGCACGGCGCAATTGGGCGACATGGTCGCGCTGCACGCCGCGAACGGCGTCTCGATCGTCGCCAACAGCAACCGCTGCCAGACGTTCAGCCCCGAAGTGTTCACCAACGTCGGCATCGACCCGCGCGCGAAGAAGATCCTGGTCGTCAAGTCGATGCAGCATTTCTACGCCGCGTTCGAGCCGCTCATGCAGAAGGTCATGTACGTAGCCGCGCCGGGCGCGCTCGTGCCCGATTTCAAGCTCATCCCGTACAAGAAGGCCAACCGCGACATCTGGCCGATCAATCTGTAA
- a CDS encoding glycosyltransferase, which produces MLHVYHDFAPVRGGIEDYLADLTRLQVAQGIEPVVLTSSAGPVTRVDTVDGVRIIRAASFGRWFTPFCPSWPRWVRAVQADIVHLHLPCPLGEWSLLAAPPRRLVISLHNDYVRPWAALALHRPLHQRMLARAQAVIVATADYARTSPALAGRRDGVQIVPYGIDTERYTPGSVAPGGAPVLSAGRLCYYKGVEVLLAAAPQIDGSITIAGDGPWRARLHRQAARAGLNERVAWAGAVTEEALIALMRSARVFVFPSTERAEAFGLAQLKAMACGLPVVSSDLPGVRWLNRDGETGLSVPVRDAPALASALNRLLGDEGLRARMGSAARLRAAEFTPARMAEETLAVYRAIG; this is translated from the coding sequence GTGCTGCACGTTTACCACGACTTCGCGCCGGTGCGCGGCGGGATCGAAGACTATCTCGCCGACCTGACGCGCTTGCAGGTCGCGCAGGGTATTGAGCCGGTCGTGCTGACGTCCAGCGCCGGACCGGTCACGCGCGTTGACACGGTGGACGGCGTGCGCATCATCCGCGCGGCGTCGTTTGGCCGTTGGTTCACGCCGTTCTGCCCGTCGTGGCCGCGCTGGGTGCGCGCCGTGCAGGCCGACATCGTACATTTGCACCTGCCCTGCCCGCTCGGCGAATGGTCGCTGCTGGCCGCACCGCCGCGCCGGCTGGTCATCTCGCTGCACAATGACTATGTGCGGCCATGGGCGGCGCTGGCGCTCCACCGGCCCCTGCACCAGCGTATGCTGGCGCGCGCACAGGCGGTCATCGTCGCGACCGCTGACTATGCGCGCACGTCGCCGGCGCTGGCGGGACGACGTGATGGCGTGCAGATCGTGCCGTACGGCATCGACACGGAGCGCTACACGCCGGGATCGGTGGCACCCGGCGGCGCGCCGGTACTGTCGGCCGGGCGACTGTGCTACTATAAGGGCGTCGAGGTCTTGCTCGCAGCCGCGCCGCAGATTGACGGATCGATCACGATTGCCGGTGATGGGCCGTGGCGCGCGCGCTTACACCGCCAGGCGGCGCGGGCTGGGCTGAACGAGCGCGTCGCGTGGGCGGGCGCGGTCACGGAAGAGGCGCTGATCGCCCTGATGCGGTCGGCGCGGGTTTTCGTCTTCCCATCTACCGAGCGGGCCGAGGCGTTTGGGCTGGCACAATTGAAAGCGATGGCGTGCGGACTGCCGGTGGTGAGCAGCGACCTGCCGGGTGTGCGCTGGCTGAACCGCGACGGCGAGACCGGCCTGAGCGTGCCGGTGCGTGACGCGCCGGCGCTGGCGAGCGCGCTCAACCGGCTCCTCGGCGACGAAGGGCTGCGCGCGCGGATGGGTAGCGCCGCCCGGCTGCGGGCCGCGGAGTTCACGCCGGCGCGCATGGCGGAAGAGACGCTGGCCGTGTACCGCGCCATCGGCTGA
- a CDS encoding DUF3473 domain-containing protein, translated as MARHGTRATFFVLGTAAYEHPDCIRCIAGAGHEIGTHGWSHTPIYRQSRAEFAAELARSIALLEDLTGRRVRGHRAAMFSLTARTPWAPDTLAAAGLCYDSSIFPVHNYRYGVPSAPRFPHRAAAGLWELPITTLRAGWLNVPVGGGFYARFWPGALLRWTVARLNRQGRPAVFYFHPWEFDPAQPRLRGDARPLALATHYYRLAGARATLERLLDAFEWGAAEDYITEMQSEPTIDDR; from the coding sequence TTGGCCAGGCATGGCACACGCGCGACGTTCTTCGTGCTCGGCACTGCGGCGTACGAGCACCCGGACTGCATCCGGTGCATCGCCGGCGCTGGGCACGAGATCGGCACGCACGGCTGGTCCCACACGCCGATCTACCGGCAGAGCCGCGCCGAGTTCGCGGCAGAATTGGCACGCTCAATCGCCCTGCTGGAAGACCTGACGGGCCGGCGCGTGCGCGGGCACCGGGCCGCCATGTTCTCGCTCACGGCGCGCACGCCCTGGGCGCCGGATACGCTGGCCGCGGCCGGTTTGTGTTATGATTCGAGTATATTTCCGGTGCACAACTACCGGTACGGCGTGCCATCGGCGCCGCGCTTCCCGCACCGGGCGGCCGCCGGCCTGTGGGAACTGCCGATCACGACGCTGCGCGCTGGATGGCTGAACGTGCCGGTGGGCGGCGGATTCTATGCGCGTTTCTGGCCGGGCGCGCTGCTGCGCTGGACGGTCGCCCGCCTGAACCGGCAGGGCCGGCCGGCGGTCTTCTACTTCCACCCGTGGGAGTTCGACCCGGCACAGCCGCGCCTGCGGGGCGACGCGCGTCCGCTGGCGCTGGCGACGCACTACTACCGGCTGGCGGGCGCGCGCGCGACGCTGGAACGCTTGCTGGACGCGTTCGAGTGGGGCGCGGCCGAAGATTACATAACGGAGATGCAGTCGGAGCCAACCATCGATGATCGATAA